One Megalops cyprinoides isolate fMegCyp1 chromosome 23, fMegCyp1.pri, whole genome shotgun sequence genomic region harbors:
- the cd9b gene encoding CD9 molecule b isoform X1 translates to MAVLTGGEKCVKYLLFTFNFIFWLAGTLVLAIGLWLRFDSRTKGLFEGEGSPSVFFTGVYILIVAGALMMVVGFLGCCGAIQESPCMLGLFFFFLLIIFAVEVAAGIWGFSNQDKVVEDVKTFYTETFENYKKTKQEALKETLRLIQFGLNCCGPTGTPFDGAADTCPKKEGLDQFITKSCPSAIEEMFSSKLHIIGGVGIGIGIIMIFGMIFSMMLCCAIKKTQEVV, encoded by the exons CTTGCAGGAACGTTGGTGCTCGCTATTGGGCTATGGCTTCGTTTCGACTCCAGGACCAAAGGCCTTTTCGAAGGAGAGGGTTCTCCTTCGGTCTTCTTCACAG gggTCTACATCCTGATTGTAGCTGGAGCCCTCATGATGGTGGTGGGTTTCCTGGGCTGCTGTGGAGCAATCCAGGAATCGCCATGCATGCTGGGACTG ttcttcttcttcctgctAATCATATTTGCAGTTGAAGTTGCTGCTGGGATCTGGGGCTTTTCCAACCAAGACAAG GTTGTGGAGGATGTGAAGACGTTCTATACCGAGACCTTCGAAAACTACAAAAAGACCAAACAGGAAGCACTGAAAGAGACGCTGCGTCTCATCCAGTTTGGG CTGAACTGCTGTGGGCCCACCGGTACCCCCTTCGATGGCGCCGCAGACACCTGTCCGAAAAAAGAGGGACTGGACCAATTCATTACTAAA AGCTGCCCCAGCGCCATTGAGGAAATGTTCAGCTCCAAGCTCCACATCATCGGAGGGGTCGGAATTGGCATTGGCATCATCATG ATCTTCGGCATGATCTTCAGCATGATGCTCTGCTGCGCCATCAAGAAGACGCAGGAGGTGGTGTGA
- the cd9b gene encoding CD9 molecule b isoform X2, whose amino-acid sequence MGQGGLQCVKYLMFGFNFVFWLAGTLVLAIGLWLRFDSRTKGLFEGEGSPSVFFTGVYILIVAGALMMVVGFLGCCGAIQESPCMLGLFFFFLLIIFAVEVAAGIWGFSNQDKVVEDVKTFYTETFENYKKTKQEALKETLRLIQFGLNCCGPTGTPFDGAADTCPKKEGLDQFITKSCPSAIEEMFSSKLHIIGGVGIGIGIIMIFGMIFSMMLCCAIKKTQEVV is encoded by the exons CTTGCAGGAACGTTGGTGCTCGCTATTGGGCTATGGCTTCGTTTCGACTCCAGGACCAAAGGCCTTTTCGAAGGAGAGGGTTCTCCTTCGGTCTTCTTCACAG gggTCTACATCCTGATTGTAGCTGGAGCCCTCATGATGGTGGTGGGTTTCCTGGGCTGCTGTGGAGCAATCCAGGAATCGCCATGCATGCTGGGACTG ttcttcttcttcctgctAATCATATTTGCAGTTGAAGTTGCTGCTGGGATCTGGGGCTTTTCCAACCAAGACAAG GTTGTGGAGGATGTGAAGACGTTCTATACCGAGACCTTCGAAAACTACAAAAAGACCAAACAGGAAGCACTGAAAGAGACGCTGCGTCTCATCCAGTTTGGG CTGAACTGCTGTGGGCCCACCGGTACCCCCTTCGATGGCGCCGCAGACACCTGTCCGAAAAAAGAGGGACTGGACCAATTCATTACTAAA AGCTGCCCCAGCGCCATTGAGGAAATGTTCAGCTCCAAGCTCCACATCATCGGAGGGGTCGGAATTGGCATTGGCATCATCATG ATCTTCGGCATGATCTTCAGCATGATGCTCTGCTGCGCCATCAAGAAGACGCAGGAGGTGGTGTGA